In Nitrososphaerales archaeon, a genomic segment contains:
- a CDS encoding ribose 1,5-bisphosphate isomerase, translated as MSGNAVESTYSLIKSMRVRGAGRIAREAVSALKQYCDGGRFSSADELYQGLLAAGARLKEARPTAVSLPNAINHVLSVASRNREKEVSLGSLIAGIDEACDNFMASSLGAVQAIGSIGAKRIVNGDTIMTHCNSEAVTAILSSAHNDGKRFGVLVTETRPRYQGRITASVLARKGLDVSLIPDSAARVYMRKVDKALVGADAIASNGAVVNKIGTAQIALIAHEARARFYVAAETYKLSPTTMLGELVEIENRSPYEVVPKSYLDANKKVKVKNPAFDVTPPEYIDLIITEQGVYPPQGIVLLMRELYPEPVSRLH; from the coding sequence ATGAGTGGGAACGCCGTCGAGTCAACCTACTCCCTCATCAAGAGCATGAGAGTCAGGGGAGCAGGTCGCATAGCGAGGGAAGCCGTCTCGGCTTTGAAGCAGTATTGCGACGGCGGGAGGTTCTCCTCCGCGGATGAGCTCTACCAAGGCCTTCTCGCTGCTGGCGCTAGGTTAAAGGAAGCAAGGCCAACCGCGGTGTCACTCCCCAACGCGATAAACCATGTCCTTTCGGTTGCAAGTCGCAACAGAGAGAAGGAGGTCTCTCTGGGTTCTCTAATCGCGGGCATAGACGAGGCGTGTGACAACTTCATGGCTTCCAGCCTCGGGGCAGTCCAGGCCATTGGTAGCATCGGCGCAAAGAGGATAGTCAACGGCGACACCATAATGACACACTGCAACAGCGAAGCAGTCACAGCTATTCTCAGCTCCGCGCACAACGACGGGAAGAGATTCGGGGTCCTTGTCACGGAGACACGGCCGAGGTACCAGGGAAGGATTACAGCATCTGTACTGGCCAGGAAGGGCCTGGACGTCTCCCTGATACCCGACTCCGCGGCCAGGGTCTACATGCGCAAGGTGGACAAAGCACTGGTGGGGGCCGATGCCATAGCCTCCAACGGCGCCGTCGTCAACAAGATAGGGACCGCACAGATAGCGCTCATCGCGCACGAGGCGAGGGCCAGGTTCTACGTCGCAGCAGAGACCTACAAGCTCAGTCCGACCACAATGCTTGGGGAGCTCGTCGAGATAGAGAACAGGAGCCCATATGAGGTTGTCCCCAAGTCATATCTGGATGCCAACAAAAAAGTCAAGGTGAAGAACCCTGCTTTCGACGTTACCCCTCCGGAGTACATCGACCTGATAATCACAGAGCAGGGTGTGTACCCACCGCAAGGAATCGTGCTTCTCATGAGGGAGCTGTACCCAGAGCCCGTGTCAAGGCTGCATTGA
- the prs gene encoding ribose-phosphate diphosphokinase has translation MLIIAGSGASKLGRDVAALKNSDLVEFEERKFPDGERYLDLTRNCKGEVVSIIQSTYRDPDGLLMEFVMLADAAHGAGAASITGVFPYLAYLRQDERFKQGEALSSRVFARLIDSSGTSKLFVVDPHLHRTHDLGQLFTTPAVSLSAMKDLASYASSNFSLVDPLVVAPDVEGSQWASKVASALGAESATATKVRLGDASVKMDFEGPSADGRDVLLVDDIVSTGGTLAGIATILKKTGARRVIALVTHGLFAPGAYERMIASGIDHVVTTDTVPNDSAVVSVAPLIARSLG, from the coding sequence ATGCTAATCATTGCAGGCAGCGGCGCATCCAAGCTGGGAAGGGATGTTGCTGCTCTGAAGAACTCCGATCTTGTTGAATTTGAAGAGAGGAAGTTCCCAGACGGAGAGAGGTACCTCGACCTGACACGGAACTGCAAAGGCGAGGTCGTCTCGATAATCCAATCCACTTACAGGGATCCAGACGGACTTCTAATGGAGTTTGTCATGCTAGCAGATGCTGCCCACGGAGCTGGAGCTGCGAGCATCACGGGTGTCTTCCCCTACCTCGCGTACCTGAGGCAGGATGAAAGATTCAAGCAGGGTGAGGCGCTATCATCGCGTGTCTTCGCAAGATTGATTGACTCCAGCGGAACCTCGAAGCTGTTCGTCGTAGACCCGCACCTGCACAGGACGCATGACCTGGGACAGCTCTTCACCACTCCCGCCGTAAGCCTGTCTGCCATGAAAGACTTGGCATCCTACGCCTCGAGCAACTTCAGCCTTGTCGACCCTCTCGTGGTTGCTCCTGACGTAGAGGGCTCGCAGTGGGCTTCGAAGGTTGCTTCGGCTCTGGGAGCAGAGAGTGCCACAGCAACGAAAGTCAGGCTTGGGGATGCGTCTGTGAAGATGGACTTCGAAGGCCCTTCCGCGGATGGACGGGACGTCCTGCTTGTCGATGACATCGTAAGTACCGGAGGCACACTGGCTGGCATCGCAACCATCCTGAAGAAGACCGGGGCGAGACGGGTCATCGCCCTGGTGACGCACGGACTGTTCGCGCCTGGAGCATACGAACGAATGATAGCATCAGGCATCGATCACGTGGTGACAACCGATACCGTCCCCAATGACAGCGCTGTCGTGAGCGTGGCCCCATTGATAGCCAGAAGCCTCGGGTGA
- the rbcL gene encoding type III ribulose-bisphosphate carboxylase translates to MAQKRARAQASDREVEWYHDFVDVKSNPKGGDLIALFRITPARGFTVEDAAGRVASESSVGTWTTLTTLTPRVRRLMAKAYDISGFMVRVYYPPGLFEGANMPQILSSIAGNVFGMKAVKELRLVDVIWPREIVRSFRGPQFGISGIRKFMRVPKRPLTASVPKPKLGLTYVEHARHAYEAWSGGLDLLKDDENLTSQSFNSFEKRARLTFSYRDRAEKETGEGKSYLINITAETREMERRARLVHQLGGEYVMVDICTAGWAALETLRDVCADLGLAIHAHRAFHAAFTRNPTHGMSMAVLAETARLIGVDQLHIGTVIGKLEASKEEVLGLQEKLTKGSSQGVGWTLEQSWYGKKPVLPVSSGGLHVGLLRPLLDMLGTDLVVQMGGGIWGHPDGGRAGAKALRDAIDCYMEGHDINDYAKKSPELAAALRKWGSLTYR, encoded by the coding sequence ATGGCCCAGAAGAGAGCCCGCGCCCAAGCCTCCGACCGCGAAGTAGAATGGTATCACGACTTCGTGGATGTCAAGAGCAATCCCAAGGGAGGAGACCTGATTGCCTTGTTCAGAATCACCCCCGCCCGAGGCTTCACAGTGGAGGACGCAGCCGGCAGGGTGGCGTCGGAGAGCAGCGTCGGGACCTGGACCACGCTGACCACGCTCACACCAAGGGTTAGGCGACTGATGGCGAAAGCCTACGACATCTCCGGCTTCATGGTGCGAGTCTACTACCCTCCTGGACTCTTCGAAGGGGCCAACATGCCGCAGATTCTCAGTTCCATCGCCGGAAACGTCTTCGGAATGAAGGCGGTCAAGGAACTGAGGCTGGTGGACGTAATATGGCCCAGAGAGATTGTCCGTAGCTTTCGAGGACCCCAGTTCGGCATATCTGGCATTAGGAAGTTCATGAGGGTACCGAAGAGACCGCTCACAGCGTCCGTGCCGAAGCCGAAGCTGGGCCTCACCTACGTCGAGCATGCCCGTCACGCCTACGAAGCGTGGAGCGGAGGTTTGGACCTCCTGAAGGATGACGAGAACTTGACCAGCCAAAGCTTCAACTCGTTCGAGAAGCGCGCTCGGCTCACATTCTCGTACAGAGACAGGGCCGAGAAGGAAACCGGAGAGGGGAAGAGCTACCTGATCAACATCACCGCAGAAACAAGGGAGATGGAAAGGCGCGCGAGACTTGTCCACCAGCTGGGCGGAGAGTATGTCATGGTGGACATTTGCACTGCAGGCTGGGCTGCGTTGGAAACTCTGCGAGACGTGTGCGCTGACCTGGGTCTTGCAATCCACGCACACAGGGCATTCCACGCCGCGTTCACACGGAATCCCACGCACGGCATGTCGATGGCAGTTCTGGCTGAGACAGCGAGGCTGATAGGGGTGGACCAGCTCCACATCGGGACGGTGATAGGCAAGCTCGAGGCATCCAAGGAGGAGGTACTCGGACTGCAAGAGAAACTGACAAAGGGCAGCAGCCAAGGAGTGGGCTGGACGCTGGAACAGAGCTGGTACGGGAAGAAGCCTGTCTTGCCCGTGAGTTCGGGAGGGCTTCACGTCGGTCTTCTCCGTCCTCTGCTGGACATGCTTGGCACGGACTTGGTTGTGCAGATGGGTGGGGGGATATGGGGACATCCGGACGGCGGGCGCGCCGGCGCCAAGGCGCTCAGAGACGCTATAGATTGCTACATGGAAGGGCACGACATCAACGACTACGCCAAGAAGAGTCCCGAACTCGCTGCCGCCCTAAGGAAATGGGGATCCCTGACGTACCGTTAG
- a CDS encoding 30S ribosomal protein S26e, which translates to MSKKRKSRGRSKGGKGRSGTIYCSNCGASVPRDKAKKVTTRLSMVEPTLARELRQAGAYIAAPTTVRYYCVSCAVHYGIVKVRAKTERRNW; encoded by the coding sequence TTGTCCAAGAAGAGAAAGAGTCGCGGCCGTTCCAAGGGAGGCAAGGGGAGGAGCGGCACCATCTACTGCAGCAACTGCGGAGCCTCGGTGCCTAGGGACAAGGCAAAGAAGGTCACAACAAGACTCTCTATGGTCGAACCGACCCTCGCGAGGGAGCTCAGGCAGGCCGGAGCTTACATTGCAGCACCCACGACAGTTCGCTATTACTGCGTGAGTTGCGCGGTTCATTATGGAATCGTGAAGGTCAGGGCAAAAACTGAGCGACGAAACTGGTAA
- a CDS encoding PadR family transcriptional regulator, which produces MAYERLRESLTRGNLWLYILTTLEGSDASPGEVRERVRERFGFSAAGITFYSVLYRLRREGLVRKASGEFRSTYEITGKGREELERARRLIKEVGGWMERPARGT; this is translated from the coding sequence ATGGCTTATGAACGCCTCAGGGAGTCGCTGACGCGCGGCAACCTTTGGCTCTACATTCTCACGACACTCGAGGGATCTGACGCTTCTCCGGGAGAGGTCAGGGAGAGAGTGAGGGAAAGGTTTGGGTTCTCTGCTGCCGGGATAACGTTCTACTCGGTTCTTTACAGGCTGAGAAGAGAGGGTCTCGTGAGGAAGGCATCCGGTGAGTTCCGCTCGACGTACGAGATCACGGGAAAGGGAAGGGAGGAACTCGAGCGGGCAAGGAGGCTAATCAAGGAGGTTGGAGGATGGATGGAACGGCCTGCGAGAGGGACCTAG
- a CDS encoding CDP-alcohol phosphatidyltransferase family protein, with product MLDRLRARLNGYLLGLGRAFTAFGLSPTAWTAVGFLVAVLSGASFSLSGYKGELLGGLLILGSGFFDIVDGAVARVTNAVSKRGGFLDSTLDRLAEVAIFTGILVGNYTGSTVVLLSLSFSLLVSYTRAKGDSLGISLSGVGVGERSERLIVLAVFSLLGLVDLGVFIVLLMAGYTFLERTYRASRSLSQAVPSILQPP from the coding sequence ATGCTGGACAGGCTCCGCGCCCGCCTGAACGGCTACCTGCTCGGTCTGGGCAGAGCCTTCACCGCGTTCGGGCTGTCCCCTACGGCGTGGACAGCCGTGGGTTTCCTAGTCGCTGTACTCTCGGGCGCTTCCTTTTCGCTCTCAGGATACAAGGGAGAGTTGCTCGGGGGACTCCTCATCCTCGGTTCAGGCTTCTTCGACATCGTGGACGGCGCCGTGGCTAGGGTGACGAACGCGGTCTCGAAGAGGGGCGGCTTCCTCGACTCGACATTAGACAGGCTTGCCGAGGTCGCGATCTTCACGGGAATCCTTGTCGGGAACTACACAGGATCCACAGTGGTCCTCCTCAGCCTATCCTTCAGCCTCCTCGTCAGCTACACGAGGGCCAAGGGAGATTCGCTTGGCATCAGCCTGTCTGGAGTCGGCGTGGGTGAGCGGAGCGAGAGACTCATCGTATTGGCAGTCTTCTCCCTCTTGGGTCTCGTCGACCTAGGAGTCTTCATCGTCCTTCTGATGGCGGGGTACACATTCCTCGAAAGGACCTACAGGGCCTCTAGGTCCCTCTCGCAGGCCGTTCCATCCATCCTCCAACCTCCTTGA
- the thrS gene encoding threonine--tRNA ligase, whose protein sequence is MHTDFIEYKPIQKEIAGAEEIRPKQVREDEVVVLFTTVETGDDAQLAAKAVSEAKEFLSKLGTKRLMIYPFAHLSQDLATPSDALPVLLAMEAEAKKAGLEVMRAPFGWNKALQVKVKGHPLAEMSRSYSNLAVGAVPKTKPRREISESEAMARIKRSDFGSLPETDHRIIGERLDLFSFQEPSPGMVYWHDKGLKLRNILEDFLRAELAKRGYVEISSPALANTALWRVSGHAEHYKDNMFLTKLGEEELGMKPMNCPSTFLVYKSRRWSYRDLPVKYATFDPLYRNELSGVASGLFRVKVLSQDDAHIIATEDQAEKELADLLDLMVKVYGVFKLEYKVKVSTRPDESMGSDEEWERATNTLIRVVKKMGFPYEVKAKEGNFYAPKIDVDIKDSLGREWQCGTFQLDLQMPKRFKLTYTGSDGKEHTPVVLHRTILGSLERFIGVMLEHYQGRLPIWLSPVQVKVIPITDSNGEYAGQVLKKLVDAGIRAEGDFEPGTMNAKVKKAQLEKVPEMVIIGEKEQKAGTIAIRDRDGKQRFGMTAEQFVEELRARAARFE, encoded by the coding sequence ATGCACACCGATTTCATAGAGTACAAGCCGATTCAGAAGGAGATAGCGGGCGCGGAGGAGATACGGCCCAAGCAGGTCAGGGAGGACGAGGTCGTAGTTTTGTTCACCACTGTCGAGACGGGGGACGACGCGCAGCTGGCCGCGAAGGCCGTGTCTGAGGCGAAGGAATTCCTCTCGAAGCTGGGGACGAAGCGACTGATGATCTACCCCTTCGCCCACCTGTCGCAGGATCTGGCGACGCCATCTGATGCCCTTCCCGTGCTTCTCGCGATGGAGGCCGAAGCGAAGAAGGCAGGACTCGAGGTGATGCGTGCCCCCTTCGGCTGGAACAAGGCACTCCAAGTGAAGGTAAAGGGCCACCCCCTCGCTGAGATGTCCAGGAGCTACTCGAACCTCGCAGTGGGAGCAGTCCCGAAGACGAAGCCGAGGCGCGAGATTTCAGAGAGCGAAGCAATGGCTCGCATAAAGAGGAGCGACTTCGGCAGCCTTCCGGAGACAGACCACAGGATAATAGGCGAGAGGCTGGACTTGTTCAGCTTCCAGGAGCCTTCGCCTGGGATGGTCTACTGGCACGACAAGGGGCTGAAGCTCCGCAACATACTCGAGGACTTCCTGCGAGCTGAGCTGGCCAAGAGAGGATACGTCGAAATCAGTAGCCCCGCACTTGCCAACACAGCGCTCTGGCGAGTAAGCGGTCACGCGGAACACTACAAAGACAACATGTTCCTGACCAAACTGGGAGAGGAGGAACTCGGCATGAAGCCGATGAACTGCCCCTCGACCTTCCTGGTTTACAAGTCGAGAAGATGGAGCTACCGAGACCTCCCTGTGAAGTACGCGACCTTCGACCCACTCTACAGGAACGAGTTGAGCGGTGTCGCGAGCGGGCTCTTCAGGGTGAAGGTGTTGAGTCAGGACGACGCCCACATTATCGCAACGGAGGACCAGGCCGAGAAGGAACTGGCTGACCTCCTCGACCTAATGGTGAAAGTGTACGGCGTCTTCAAGCTGGAGTACAAGGTCAAGGTATCGACAAGGCCGGACGAGTCGATGGGCAGCGACGAAGAGTGGGAGAGGGCCACGAACACGCTGATACGGGTTGTCAAGAAGATGGGGTTCCCTTACGAGGTCAAGGCGAAGGAGGGGAACTTCTATGCGCCCAAGATTGACGTGGACATCAAGGACTCTCTGGGTCGCGAGTGGCAGTGCGGTACCTTCCAGCTCGACCTCCAGATGCCGAAACGTTTCAAACTCACCTACACCGGGTCCGATGGGAAGGAGCACACACCCGTCGTCCTCCACAGGACGATCCTCGGCTCCCTAGAGAGGTTCATCGGGGTAATGCTGGAACACTACCAAGGCAGGCTGCCGATCTGGCTCTCTCCGGTCCAAGTGAAAGTGATACCGATCACCGACTCGAACGGTGAGTACGCGGGCCAGGTGCTGAAGAAGCTCGTCGACGCGGGCATCAGGGCGGAGGGCGACTTCGAGCCGGGCACGATGAATGCCAAGGTGAAGAAGGCGCAGCTGGAGAAGGTCCCCGAGATGGTCATTATCGGGGAGAAGGAGCAGAAGGCCGGGACCATCGCAATAAGGGACAGGGACGGGAAGCAGAGGTTCGGGATGACCGCGGAGCAGTTCGTGGAGGAACTGA